One Sanguibacter keddieii DSM 10542 genomic window carries:
- a CDS encoding Fe-S cluster assembly protein HesB, which yields MLTLTDNARQAVVDLATQAELPADGGLRIAAAEGTPGDFDLALVTEAKTEDEVIDLGSTHVFVEKVTSTVLSDLSLDAEPNGASTAFSLTPQQA from the coding sequence ATGCTGACTCTGACTGACAATGCCCGACAGGCCGTCGTCGACCTCGCCACGCAGGCCGAGCTGCCCGCTGACGGCGGGCTGCGGATCGCCGCTGCCGAGGGGACGCCCGGTGACTTCGACCTGGCCCTCGTGACCGAGGCCAAGACCGAGGACGAGGTCATCGACCTCGGCTCGACGCACGTGTTCGTGGAGAAGGTGACCTCGACGGTCCTCTCCGACCTCAGCCTCGACGCCGAGCCCAACGGCGCGTCGACTGCTTTCAGCCTCACGCCGCAGCAGGCGTGA
- a CDS encoding Ltp family lipoprotein: MKKSRRWVLPTVVGVVALLVGVGIGGSGSSEPADEPTAAASTTPADTSEVDDLKASLEAAEARVGELETEVEEAKAAVPEEPVATVTEEPVEAAPPAEAPAPDLSLSQQNAVGSAQSYLDYSAFSRTGLIGQLEFEGFSTDDATFAVDHIAPDWNAQAAESAQSYLDYSAFSRQGLIDQLVFEGFSVTEAEFGVAAVGY; the protein is encoded by the coding sequence GTGAAGAAGTCCCGACGCTGGGTCCTCCCGACCGTCGTCGGCGTCGTCGCGCTGCTCGTCGGGGTGGGTATCGGAGGCAGCGGCTCGTCAGAACCGGCCGACGAGCCGACCGCTGCAGCCTCGACGACACCGGCCGACACCTCCGAGGTCGACGACCTCAAGGCGTCGCTCGAGGCCGCGGAGGCTCGTGTCGGTGAGCTCGAGACCGAGGTAGAGGAGGCGAAGGCAGCGGTCCCCGAGGAGCCGGTCGCGACCGTGACGGAGGAGCCCGTCGAGGCCGCCCCTCCCGCTGAGGCCCCAGCGCCGGACCTCTCGCTCTCCCAGCAGAACGCCGTCGGGTCGGCGCAGAGCTATCTCGACTACAGCGCGTTCTCACGGACCGGCCTCATCGGACAGCTCGAGTTCGAGGGTTTCTCGACCGACGACGCCACCTTCGCGGTCGACCACATCGCCCCGGACTGGAACGCGCAGGCCGCCGAGTCGGCGCAGAGCTACCTCGACTACAGCGCGTTCTCCCGCCAAGGGCTGATCGACCAGCTCGTCTTCGAGGGGTTCAGCGTCACCGAGGCAGAGTTCGGCGTCGCAGCGGTCGGGTACTGA
- a CDS encoding winged helix-turn-helix domain-containing protein, with protein MRAPTTFSMFRSAHSAALAWEILTASTPQTITELAAKVGVDRTTASRACDELEVDGLVSSTRLGRARLVRGRPDTPAVRPLVELLEATMEVPAIISSAFTDVRGITEMRVFGSWAARVSGIPGPPPHDIDLLVRVANAAPREIDAAVRTATQRLGTPVSPTLVDAHEPSEGGRALLQALSSKPSVRVVHAPQDALAGPPADLSSLDDFIARIPPPRD; from the coding sequence ATGCGCGCACCGACCACCTTCTCGATGTTCCGGTCTGCGCACTCCGCGGCACTCGCGTGGGAGATCCTGACCGCGAGCACCCCGCAGACCATCACCGAGCTCGCCGCGAAGGTGGGCGTGGACCGGACGACCGCGTCGCGCGCGTGCGACGAGCTCGAGGTGGACGGCCTCGTGTCCAGCACGCGCCTCGGACGCGCGCGGCTCGTCCGAGGGCGGCCCGACACGCCTGCGGTGCGTCCCCTCGTGGAGCTGCTCGAGGCGACGATGGAGGTCCCGGCGATCATCTCCTCGGCCTTCACCGACGTCCGAGGGATCACAGAGATGCGAGTCTTCGGATCCTGGGCAGCGCGCGTCAGCGGAATCCCAGGGCCGCCCCCGCACGACATCGACCTGCTGGTCCGTGTCGCCAACGCGGCGCCCAGGGAGATCGACGCCGCAGTGCGCACAGCGACGCAGCGTCTCGGGACACCGGTGAGCCCCACCCTCGTCGATGCTCACGAACCGAGCGAGGGCGGACGAGCGCTCCTCCAGGCGCTGAGCTCCAAGCCCTCCGTCCGCGTCGTGCACGCCCCGCAGGACGCGCTCGCCGGCCCACCCGCCGACCTGAGCAGCCTCGACGACTTCATCGCACGCATCCCTCCGCCGCGAGACTGA
- a CDS encoding VOC family protein codes for MSIKLENVGIAVRDLDATIAFFTDLGLTLVGRDTVSGEWADTAVDLDGNHANIAVLQTPDGQGSIELFEYIHPDAIETEPTRPNEIGMHRVAFSVDDLDAALEVVARHGYVPLRGVATYEDVYRLTYVRGPSGIIVMLAEELGKG; via the coding sequence ATGAGCATCAAGCTGGAGAACGTCGGCATCGCCGTGCGCGACCTCGACGCGACGATCGCCTTCTTCACCGACCTCGGGCTGACGCTCGTGGGACGCGACACGGTCAGCGGGGAGTGGGCTGACACCGCCGTCGACCTCGACGGCAACCATGCCAACATCGCCGTGCTCCAGACGCCCGACGGGCAGGGGAGCATCGAGCTGTTCGAGTACATCCACCCGGACGCGATCGAGACGGAGCCGACCCGCCCGAACGAGATCGGGATGCACCGCGTCGCCTTCTCCGTCGACGACCTCGACGCCGCCCTCGAGGTGGTGGCCCGGCACGGCTACGTACCGCTGCGCGGGGTCGCGACCTACGAGGACGTCTACCGGCTCACGTACGTGCGCGGTCCGAGCGGGATTATCGTGATGCTCGCGGAGGAGCTGGGCAAGGGCTGA
- a CDS encoding PASTA domain-containing protein, with translation MTLRAAAVLVAAGLLLAGCSSEEGPESGTASVSPSVTPTEPPEETETERASVEVPDVIGMDGASALAELEKVGLGAAASWQNVEVAPDGELDVFTQEPRAGETLLSGDEVVLVLDVPAVPEILVRQTGQAYEVLVGAGVDERQVGWIVTDLMNPDRTPYHLDVVEPDRPAGTYSVVVRCEMAPSPEESILAEATFTVDDGAPTEGRQTADTLTMVDESSCA, from the coding sequence ATGACTCTTCGCGCTGCCGCAGTGCTCGTCGCCGCCGGGCTGCTCCTCGCCGGGTGCTCGTCCGAGGAGGGGCCCGAGAGCGGGACCGCGTCGGTGTCGCCGTCGGTTACGCCGACCGAGCCTCCCGAGGAGACGGAGACCGAGCGGGCGTCCGTCGAGGTCCCTGACGTCATCGGCATGGACGGGGCGTCGGCTCTCGCGGAGCTCGAGAAGGTCGGCCTGGGGGCTGCGGCGTCCTGGCAGAACGTCGAGGTGGCTCCAGACGGCGAGCTCGACGTCTTCACGCAGGAGCCGCGCGCTGGCGAGACGCTCCTGTCGGGGGACGAGGTCGTCCTCGTGCTCGACGTCCCGGCGGTCCCGGAGATCCTGGTCCGGCAGACCGGTCAGGCGTACGAGGTGCTGGTCGGCGCGGGGGTCGACGAGCGTCAGGTGGGGTGGATCGTCACGGACCTCATGAACCCTGACCGCACGCCGTACCACCTGGACGTCGTCGAGCCCGACCGGCCGGCCGGCACCTACTCCGTCGTGGTGCGGTGCGAGATGGCGCCGTCGCCGGAGGAGAGCATCCTCGCCGAGGCGACCTTCACGGTCGACGACGGCGCGCCGACGGAGGGACGCCAGACCGCCGACACCCTCACCATGGTCGACGAGAGCTCCTGCGCCTGA
- a CDS encoding PadR family transcriptional regulator codes for MVPGQSQALANLRRGVVEHCILASLRSGERYGFDIARDLEGTLLASAGTLYPLLSRLRKTGLVASSWQESTEGPPRRYYRLTDDGEAALQAFESAWVPFRDAVDAALSDHPTPIDHSTVDHQEEPS; via the coding sequence ATGGTACCTGGCCAGTCGCAGGCTCTCGCGAACCTCCGTCGAGGGGTCGTCGAGCACTGCATCCTCGCGTCGTTGCGCTCCGGAGAGCGCTACGGCTTCGACATCGCGCGCGACCTCGAGGGCACCCTCCTGGCGAGCGCCGGCACGCTCTACCCGCTGCTGTCACGGCTGCGCAAGACCGGCCTGGTCGCGTCGTCGTGGCAGGAGTCCACCGAGGGCCCGCCCCGCCGCTACTACCGGCTCACCGACGACGGCGAGGCCGCGCTGCAGGCCTTCGAGTCGGCCTGGGTGCCGTTCCGCGACGCCGTCGACGCGGCCCTGTCCGACCACCCGACCCCCATCGACCACAGCACCGTCGACCACCAGGAGGAACCGTCATGA
- a CDS encoding DUF1700 domain-containing protein, with translation MTSMSTAGPGSRPDGTAPDPVERYLAEVDAALAARGVEDRTEIVGGLREHILDATQHADPVDGPADGATVDAVLRDLGDPQLIAAEAASEQGAQTLQTSLLPRLEHTLPRPSRWREPWVPVLALGLLFVGTALFPFVLPIALAVAGLVLVWGTSLWTVPEKMLATVSAIVPGLAVWVTYSVAVGVETCSTTATGQDVQTVCTTGPVDGALAATVVIAALAVAGLVGMVVTTRRALRRATR, from the coding sequence ATGACCTCGATGAGCACCGCAGGTCCTGGCAGCCGCCCCGACGGCACCGCGCCCGACCCCGTCGAGCGGTACCTCGCGGAGGTCGACGCCGCCCTCGCGGCGCGCGGCGTCGAGGACCGCACCGAGATCGTGGGCGGTCTGCGCGAGCACATCCTCGACGCGACGCAGCACGCCGACCCCGTCGACGGTCCGGCTGACGGCGCGACGGTCGACGCCGTCCTCCGCGACCTCGGCGACCCACAGCTCATCGCCGCCGAGGCCGCGTCCGAGCAGGGCGCGCAGACCCTCCAGACCAGCCTGCTCCCGCGGCTCGAGCACACGCTGCCGCGCCCCAGCCGCTGGCGCGAGCCCTGGGTCCCGGTCCTCGCGCTCGGCCTGCTCTTCGTCGGGACGGCGCTCTTCCCCTTCGTGCTCCCGATCGCGCTGGCCGTCGCCGGACTCGTGCTGGTGTGGGGGACGTCGCTGTGGACCGTGCCCGAGAAGATGCTCGCGACGGTGTCGGCGATCGTCCCCGGGCTGGCCGTCTGGGTCACCTACTCCGTCGCCGTCGGCGTCGAGACCTGCTCGACCACCGCCACCGGCCAGGACGTCCAGACCGTGTGCACCACCGGTCCGGTCGACGGTGCCCTCGCCGCGACCGTCGTCATCGCGGCCCTCGCCGTCGCAGGACTCGTCGGCATGGTCGTCACCACCCGACGAGCCCTCCGCCGCGCGACGCGCTGA